From Amycolatopsis sp. cg9, one genomic window encodes:
- a CDS encoding short chain dehydrogenase, producing MKIIVLGATGLVGRAVVAALEPRHDVVRVSRTSGVRADLGAPSSLDAVLSAGADAVVCCAANVPLRALADLTDEQVLDDLRGKLLGQVALARRAAGHLTDGGSITLTGGTFTEPIPGSGLGALVNAGLEGFVRSAAAELPRGLRINLVSPGWISETLEAMGEDGAGGTPVAAVAEAYRDLVEGDATGTTVVPR from the coding sequence GTGAAGATCATCGTGCTGGGCGCGACCGGGCTCGTCGGGCGGGCCGTCGTCGCCGCGCTGGAGCCGCGTCACGACGTAGTCCGGGTCTCGCGGACGTCCGGGGTCCGGGCCGACCTGGGTGCTCCCTCCTCTCTCGACGCGGTGCTTTCCGCGGGGGCCGATGCCGTCGTGTGCTGCGCCGCCAACGTGCCGCTGCGGGCACTCGCCGACCTGACCGACGAGCAGGTGCTCGACGACCTGCGCGGCAAGCTGCTCGGCCAGGTCGCCCTCGCCCGGCGCGCTGCCGGGCACCTGACCGACGGTGGCTCGATCACGCTCACCGGCGGCACGTTCACCGAGCCGATCCCCGGCAGCGGGCTCGGCGCGCTGGTGAACGCCGGGCTCGAGGGGTTCGTCCGGTCGGCCGCCGCGGAGCTGCCGCGGGGCCTGCGGATCAACCTCGTGAGCCCGGGGTGGATCAGCGAAACCCTTGAGGCGATGGGCGAAGACGGTGCCGGCGGGACACCGGTGGCGGCCGTCGCCGAGGCCTACCGCGACCTCGTCGAAGGGGACGCCACCGGCACCACCGTCGTTCCCCGGTAG